ACTAGTGCAGTGCTGTAcataagtatatgtgtgtgtttgtgtagtgtgtagacaaatatttatgcaaataagttttggaATCAGGATTCTCTATCAATCATAGCACACACATAAAGGCAACCATTATCATTCAATTTGTACTAAGAAAATACAATTTACTTTTCTGCTGTCATTCTAAAAGCAGACACTACACTCATATACATTACTCATTACATATAGTTACTGGTGATCCAAGATACaaagaaattttgaaaaatagaagtaCAGACAGAACATAgctgtacttttatttttttccatacaGAAACTAATTCTTATCGGTAGGCATCCACCTGGCTGACCCCCATCCCACAAACAGTACGGCAATAGCTTGTTCACTGACTGCAAAGGATGTACTGCATTTCCACAAGAGATGTAAGAACAACAgggaccagcagggggcgctcaaTAGCAGCTAAATACTAGCATAGAAAATCATAGCAGAGGGTCTGGTGATGGCAGCTGGTGAGGAGGCGGCTGGAGGGTGGGGTCATTCTCAACCACAAGAACTCTCTTGGCAGGATACACAACCAGGTACTCTGTGTGGGGAAATAGATGACAGATAATTACTATATTAAGTACTGTCattaatatagaatatatataaaatGCACATTATATATGGTTCCTATTTACTGTTTATCTGAAATACTTGTGTATAAATCCTTGTAGAAATAGAATAAAAAGGGAAGGCTTACAGGACATAAAGATGCTGTATGTATAGGAAATAGTGAAGTTTTTTTTAGGAACAATTAGGGAGGAATACATTAACAACATGTGCTAGCATGCGCAGATCCATCCTACACAGGAGGAAACATCTTATTCATAATATCTATGCAAGCACATGTACAGTACTTTTTTTGTAATAAACTTTAGTGAATAAACAGCACAACAGCAACAGTATACACAGATTCTTTATCATCGGGAATATGGGAAGAATATTGCTATAACACACATatttagtatatacatatagaaatAGTATGTACATAGATATAGATAGCTATAAAGGTTTAacgtatatataaacacacacatatatatatatatatatatatatatatatatatatatatatatatatgtatatatatatatagacatgttGATATGAATACAAATAGAATATACATAGATAAGCttatttatatatcgccatcatacagtagtgctttacaaatgatATAAATAAAGCTCCCatgctaataaagctcccatgcgttttttcacattttaccttggagtgcagtctcatttttttcttggatatatttgtctggtgtgtcaagaccaggatattggggtttgcacccacaaaaTTACTTGGTaatcttggtgctgctggacttttcaaatgttgttttatatatatatatatatatatatatatatatatatatatatatatatatatatatgtgtgtgtgtgtgtgtgtgtgtagagagagagagagggacagggagagatttatatattgtatacatgtatatagtatatacatagaaatataggcatatagctatatatatatatatatataaatgcatatagGCTTTATGGGAATATcaccaaaataaaaatacagatataagccaccaaataaaaatatataatctcGTTTAAATGTAATAAATCTCGTTTGAAAATGTTGCATTTTACAACATTTCATATTTGTGGGTAGTGACCAAAATAAAGATTGTCAATGGGAGTCAACCCGTAGCAACTGGGGAGCAGCTAGAGGCTGCAATAGCTATTATAATAAAATGGTAGTATAATGCAATTAATGTAGGTGAGTAGTATATACAcgtatgtatatagatataaatatacattatatacacagatacaagtATATAGAAATATAGAGAGCGAGTTTATACATACATATCGTATATACAGGTATAGATATATAAGTATAGATAAGTATATATAATGCATTATAATAAGTATAGATCTATACACGTGTTGAGActaaattcattattttctaaAGATACAGATACATCTTATTTATTTATCATGTATGATTACATTGTATAATTTTATATTCTTTTAAAGTTAGTATCAACGAGTGCAACTACTGCGGCTATGACTAATATACATATCCATACTATaagtatatatttgtatttgaTAATAGTATTACACATTATAAGTCTGACTTGTTCTGAAATGTAAGTGATATAAACTCTAAAACTTTAGGTGAAACCTATAGACTGGAAATCATTATTGATCATTTCAAGTCTGTTATCAGATTAACCTTCTCATGTAAACATTTTCCCTTAAGCATAATAGGACATACTAGTCCTGACTGATCTCTTCATCTCCCATCTATATTAGCATATTTACATTGCAGTAGGGGGTGGCACACACAGGGCCTAATAGATCTACTAGTGATGTTGGTGGACAATGTAGCCTGTAGGTTCAATATGATGAAGCTGATTATAATAACACTAAAGTCTGATATTTTTCCCaccaggtgatgatgatgggcaATCCACACTTAGCTCAGTTGCTTATCGATCATGGAGCTGACCCTAACCTGCCCGATCCCACAACTGGCACCTGCCCTGCTCACGATGCCATCCGTGGAGGCTTTGTGGACACACTGGCGGTCCTGCTGAAAGGAGGAGCAAGTGTGAACGGACCCCTGGACAACTATGGTGCGCGCCCCATAGATCTAGCCTCCCCATCGGTTCTACAGGAACTAAGAGTCCGGGGTATTGTCAGTACCACTGGACAGTAGCTGCGCTTtctctaataaatatatatatatatatatatatatatatatatatatatatatatatatatatatatgtatatactgctcaGATATCCGTTTATTTTAGGGGTGTTGTGTCTAGCACTTTAGAAGCAAGAGGGATTctgtttgttctataaaaaaaaaagaaaaaaagacttgACGTtgttataaataataacaataatttatCATCACTTTTATTAACAATATTGTAACGGATGGTGTTTTAATTATTCCATTATTCCTCATACAAAATTATCAATTAATTGGAAGCGTCACATAATACAAAATTCATGATTTATTACTACTAATTATGACTAGGAAAGTGTAGCCAAATCTTCAAGCTATACCCTGGAAAACTGGCAACTTCCATCCCGGATTATTACTACAAAGCTTTCTGTGTACTGCAGTCTACAAACTACAATGAATTTCTCTCtgcttacatttatttttttacttaacCCTAAAACTACTTAAAATTTTTCCTTTGTCGGAAACTTGTTGGGGAGAGGGTGATcgaaaaataaaatattgctaTTGTTTTATCCTTTGTGACCCTCCAGGCAGGTAGTATATTTGCGCCATAGTGCTGACTTTTCTGTCTACATCTTCCTTGAACCTACAATATGATGGGCTGTGTGTCATTTTAAAAACCCTATTGACTAAAAAGGACGATATTATTAAGTAGCCTTGATTGATATTTTACTATCATATAGGTTCTTACTTTTGAATAAAAATCGATGGTGCAATTTTCAATCTTTTGTTTACTCACATGGGGCTGTAAAATGAACACAAAACCATCTCTGTTTTTTTATAGCACCCGTTATGCTCAGTTTGGCAAGTCTAATGGAAGGAGTATTATCTAACTGCATGGAAATACATATGATTTAGTAGGTGCAGGCAGATTGCCATGGAAAAACCCTATACTACTCCAGAGCTAAAACCTCCCTTCCTAAATCTCTAGATACAAATCATGATTATGCCATTCTGTAGTTTTACTTGGTGATCCAAACTCTAAAACGTGTCTTCATTCTTCCTATAGGATGATTCATTGCCCTCTTCTGTATATCGTTGCTATCTGATAATATACCACTGATACACCATAAATTAGCTGGAGTTCGATGCActcagaattaaaggggttacaTGAATCATCACAACAATATGTTATAATATTTTCTTGTTGGCTTTTGTTATAAATGTATTACTATAAGGTTAATGTGGTTCGCTTCCAGgatcattttgtttttttcaatttgTCTATGTAATATGTAAGCAGGGACATACAGAATGAAACAGGAAGGTCACACCAGCACTTCCCTATGTGGCCCACACTATTTACTCAACTTCTAAGGGTTATTAAGGATTTTAAGGGTTCACTGTGTGTACTTGTTCACTAGAGGTTTCTGAAATGACAACCTGCCTGGTTTCTTGTGGACTCGTGTCTATCTTTAAGTGCAGAACAATTGGGGCTGATATTGTATGTGTTGTCCCTTTTATATACTGACCCTATACTAAAGTCCACCAGCAGCATCCTATTATTTAACAATACTTTCTATTTGCCAGATGGATACATACCTCAGCATCACTATAATCACATGCAGAATTATTTAGCATGATGCACTACGGTGATTTAGATGCTATGGTTTAGGATTGATTTTTACACAAAGTCATTACAATATCTCCAGTTCCTCAGGGAGCTCCTGTACCTGGGGCATTCTTCCACTATGGGGACTTTAGGATCAATGATTTATTTGCAGTGCATACTGAGGAAATCCAGCACAAGCATTTCGCATCTTATGGAAGAAATAGACATCAATTTCGTGCTTTGTCATAAACAAAACCATTCACACCTTAGCCAGCCCTCTGTTTACATGTCATATACTTCTATTTTTATTTGTTCTATATTGTTCAGTTTTATAGGGCTTTTCAAATTGATCATTTTGCGTAATCCAAAGTATACAGAATTCCTGAAGTCAGATGTAAAACCTTATTTTGACTGGGAGTGTACAGTTTTGCTGGAATTttgagtttagtttttttttagaatttataTCTGGATTTGCAATTTTCACATATGGACATGAAAATGGAATGCGAGCAACAATGGCAATATGAACGATGGAGTTAAGATAAATaaacaggtgcacagcatagATTACACTTTGGGGAAAATAagtaataacataaaaataaaatgatctttattatcaATATTCTCTAATTTTACAACTGGAGAAAGCGAATAATAAGAAAGCACCATGAATCTGAAGTATATGTGTGGAAATGGAAAAGATTGTATCTAGCTCTTACACCGCACGGAACAAGAGCAGGCACTACAGGAGTACTTTGCCTTACAGAAACTTTATACTTTACattgtgtatttttaattttattgtcaggtgtatatatattatcaataataatagtaacaagTGCAGCTGCTCGATTAAATATATAAGAATCGTGTAGATTTTGTAGATTTGGGGGAATGTAATATCATAATGCAATTACAATATTTTAAGGTGAAAATATGGAGCTATGATAATACATGGCATAGCATCTGAACTTTGAGCAGTAAGAGATTGTCCTGCGCAGGGTGCTTGTCTTGTTGTAAGAGTAGTATGATATGAGAATGGAAAAGTGAAATCGCGAAAAGACAAAGTcttgtttaaaaagaaaaatattttaatgcatccaatttgtaatatatatatacagtgtggaaGTCCAGATTTACGCATGAAAATGTTATGCAGTTATCACTTATAAGAAATAAAATATAGAGCTCAATTGAGAGGCGTCAAACCAACAAGTAGATCTAAAAGTTGTAAGAAGGATATAGAAAGGATGCTGGACTTCGTTCTAATGTCTTTTTCTCAAAATGGTGCATTGGAACCTGTTAAACAACACAGCTAGTATGTTTTCATACACAGATGGCtgatatttcaattttttccAGTGTCTATCCATCTGTTTACAGGTCGCAAATACCTATCCACATACTATAGAAACAACCCAATACAGAAGCTTGCAACACCCTGTTATTTTTTACAATAGATTTTCTTTTGTTAGGATCTTGTGGCACTGAATGATTGTATTCTATAAATTCACAGTAGTGAAAGCCGTGGAGGCACCGAAGTCACTGCCATCTTGTATTAGTCTATGAATTCTTCTTCTGGGATTGTTCACTACTCTATGTTTtgtaaactacaactcccatcatgttcTTACAGTCCATGACACATGTATATGGCATAGCATATATAGGGACATGAAGATTGTACAACTGAAAACAATTATTAGAAGCCAAACAAGGAAATCCGCTGGGAGGAACTAGTTAGGTGACATCAACATGTCCCACCccgtgtgctcacactgctgaagAGTGATGCTGAGAAACATGGATGCACTCTCAGAAGCGGCTGCCACTGGCGATCTGGGGCTGGCACTAGTTCTCTTGCAGCAAGGAGCCGACCCGAATGCACCAAATTCCTACGGAAAGACGCCGATCCAGGTGAGTGTCCATAGTAGGAATGGGAAGGCAATCCTGCAGTACTGTGACACTGGCGGCGCGCACTCCAGCTActgtgaaactacaactcccagcatgccatcAGATGTGCGCCGGAGCTTGCTGACCCCAGCAGGGTAGCAGAATGACCTGGCCCTGGTAGAATGACAGGCGGAGTCCTAGTCCTGGCATCCGGTAATTGGGCTCGTGCCTGCGATGTCACTCACACACACTGCAGGAACGTGCCCTATATTACACACAGATTATTCCCTCATTTTTCAGTGCTACTTACACACCAGCGCAAGAGCTGCGTGTTTCACTCCTCCGTGGTAGCAGCATACCCCGCATAACTAATAGACTGAAGGGACATAAAGTATATatcagtgatgacgaaccttttgg
The DNA window shown above is from Engystomops pustulosus chromosome 1, aEngPut4.maternal, whole genome shotgun sequence and carries:
- the LOC140133350 gene encoding cyclin-dependent kinase inhibitor 2A-like yields the protein MAEEMTKAAAQGNLQLVRTHLESGVNPNTRNSYGRTPIQVMMMGNPHLAQLLIDHGADPNLPDPTTGTCPAHDAIRGGFVDTLAVLLKGGASVNGPLDNYGARPIDLASPSVLQELRVRGIVSTTGQ